Within the Dechloromonas denitrificans genome, the region GGGCCAGGTGCTGCAGCGGCGATTCGTCTGGGCGCAGCTGTTCGAGCTGGTGCTGGGCGAAGTAACCGATGTTCAGCGCTTTCGCCTCCTTGCGTTCGCCGCCCTGCTGGGCGATGGTGCCGGCCAGCAGCTTGATCAGCGTCGATTTGCCGGCACCGTTGCGGCCGAGCAGGCCGATGCGGCAGCCCGGGCGCAGGGTCAGCGAGATATTGTCGAGAATCTTCCGGTCGATATAGCCGGCCGAGGCTCTTTCTATCGTCAGCAGCGGGTCGGGCAGCGCGGTTGGCTGGCGGAAGCTGAAATGGAAAGGCGAGTCGACGTGGGCAGCGGCCACCGTTTCCATCCGTTCCAGCATCTTGATCCGGCTCTGCGCCTGGCGGGCCTTGGTGGCCTGGGCGCGAAAGCGTTCGATGTAGCTGGAAAGGTGGGCGATCTGCCGTTGCTGCGCCTCGAAGGCTGATTGCTGGGTGGCCAGCCGGGCGGCGCGGGCCCGTTCGTAGTCGGAATAGCCGCCGGTGGTCAGGGTCAGCCGTTGCAGGTCGATGGACATGATCTGGCCGACCACGGCATCGAGGAAGTCGCGGTCGTGCGAAATCAGCAACAGCGTGGCCGGCGTGTTCTTCAGCCAGCTTTCCAGCCAGAACACGGCGTCGAGATCGAGGTGGTTGGTCGGCTCGTCGAGCAGCAACAGGTCGGCGCGGCAGGAGAGGGCGCGGGCCAGATTGAGGCGAACCCGCCAGCCGCCGGAGAAATCGGCGACCGGGCGGGTGAAGTCGGCATCCTTGAAGCCGAGGCCGTGCAGCACTTCGGCGGCGCGGGCCTTGGCCGAGTAGCCCTCGATTTCGCCATAGCGGGCATGCAGGTGGCCGATCGCGACGCCGTCGCCGGCCGCTTCGGCGGCGGCCAGTTCGCGTTCGACGCGGCGCAGTTCGACGTCGCCGTCGAGCACGAACTCGAGCGCCGCATCGGGCAGGGCCGGCGTTTCCTGGGCGACGCGGGCGATGTGCCAGCTGGCCGGGATCTCGACATCGCCGGATTCGGCGTGCAGCTCGTTGGAGAGCAGCGCAAACAGGCTGGATTTGCCGCACCCGTTGGCGCCGACGACGCCGACCTTCCAGCCGG harbors:
- a CDS encoding ATP-binding cassette domain-containing protein, yielding MIALRQVTFARAGRPLVIDASVQLHPGWKVGVVGANGCGKSSLFALLSNELHAESGDVEIPASWHIARVAQETPALPDAALEFVLDGDVELRRVERELAAAEAAGDGVAIGHLHARYGEIEGYSAKARAAEVLHGLGFKDADFTRPVADFSGGWRVRLNLARALSCRADLLLLDEPTNHLDLDAVFWLESWLKNTPATLLLISHDRDFLDAVVGQIMSIDLQRLTLTTGGYSDYERARAARLATQQSAFEAQQRQIAHLSSYIERFRAQATKARQAQSRIKMLERMETVAAAHVDSPFHFSFRQPTALPDPLLTIERASAGYIDRKILDNISLTLRPGCRIGLLGRNGAGKSTLIKLLAGTIAQQGGERKEAKALNIGYFAQHQLEQLRPDESPLQHLARLEPTTPEQELRDYIGGFDFRGDMAMRAIEPFSGGEKSRLALALLIRTKPNLLLLDEPTNHLDLEMREALTFAMQDFAGGMVFVSHDRHLLRTCADELLLVADGKAEPFDGDLDDYAAWLASQRNAEKAAEPELLAEKTERLQQRADAKASRQAVLAQRRPLVKEIEQLEKKLAKWHEEKTALEAQFADPAFYTTVDRAKSEEMHKQAGQLGDQIDEAEMRWLEVHEALEALPAVD